From the Macaca thibetana thibetana isolate TM-01 chromosome 12, ASM2454274v1, whole genome shotgun sequence genome, one window contains:
- the IFT70A gene encoding tetratricopeptide repeat protein 30A — protein MAGLSGAQIPDGEFTAVVYRLIRDARYAEAVQLLGRELQRSPRSRAGLSLLGYCYYRLQEFALAAECYEQLGQLHPELEQYRLYQAQALYKACLYPEATRVAFLLLDNPAYHSRVLRLQAAIKYSEGDLPGSRSLVEQLLSGEGGEESGGENETDGQVNLGCLLYKEGQYEAACSKFFAALQASGYQPDLSYNLALAYYSSRQYASALKHIAEIIERGIRQHPELGVGMTTEGFDVRSVGNTLVLHQTALVEAFNLKAAIEYQLRNYEVAQETLTDMPPRAEEELDPVTLHNQALMNMDARPTEGFEKLQFLLQQNPFPPETFGNLLLLYCKYEYFDLAADVLAENAHLTYKFLTPYLYEFLDAVITCQTAPEEAFIKLDGLAGMLTEQLRRLTKQVQEARHNRDDEAIKKAVNEYDETMEKYIPVLMAQAKIYWNLENYPMVEKIFRKSVEFCNDHDVWKLNVAHVLFMQENKYKEAIGFYEPIVKKHYDNILNVSAIVLANLCVSYIMTSQNEEAEELMRKIEKEEEQLSYDDPNRKMYHLCIVNLVIGTLYCAKGNYEFGISRVIKSLEPYNKKLGTDTWYYAKRCFLSLLENMSKHMIVIHDSVIQECVQFLGHCELYGTNIPAVIEQPLEEERMHVGKNTVTDESRQLKALIYEIIGWNK, from the coding sequence ATGAGCAGCTGGGCCAGCTGCACCCGGAACTGGAGCAGTACCGCCTGTACCAGGCCCAGGCCCTGTACAAGGCCTGCCTTTATCCGGAGGCCACCCGGGTCGCCTTCCTTCTCCTGGATAACCCCGCCTACCACAGCCGGGTCCTCCGCCTGCAAGCCGCCATCAAGTACAGTGAGGGTGATCTGCCGGGGTCCAGGAGCCTGGTGGAGCAGCTGctgagtggggaagggggagaagaaAGTGGGGGCGAGAATGAGACCGATGGCCAGGTCAACCTGGGTTGTTTGCTTTACAAGGAGGGACAGTATGAAGCTGCATGCTCCAAGTTTTTTGCCGCCCTGCAGGCTTCGGGCTACCAGCCTGACCTTTCCTACAACCTGGCTTTGGCCTATTACAGCAGCCGACAGTATGCCTCAGCGCTGAAGCATATTGCTGAGATTATTGAGCGTGGCATCCGACAGCACCCTGAGCTAGGTGTGGGCATGACCACTGAGGGCTTTGATGTTCGCAGTGTTGGCAACACCTTAGTCCTGCATCAGACTGCTCTGGTGGAAGCCTTCAACCTTAAGGCAGCTATAGAATACCAACTGAGAAACTATGAGGTAGCCCAAGAAACCCTCACTGACATGCCACCCAGGGCAGAGGAAGAGTTGGACCCTGTGACCCTACACAACCAGGCACTAATGAACATGGATGCCAGGCCTACAGAAGGGTTTGAAAAGCTACAGTTTTTGCTCCAACAGAATCCCTTTCCTCCAGAGACTTTTGGCAACCTGTTGCTGCTCTACTGTAAATATGAGTATTTTGACCTAGCAGCAGATGTCCTGGCAGAAAATGCCCATTTGACATATAAGTTCCTCACACCCTATCTCTATGAGTTCTTGGATGCCGTGATCACTTGCCAGACAGCTCCTGAAGAGGCTTTCATTAAGCTTGATGGGCTAGCAGGCATGTTGACTGAGCAGCTTCGGAGACTCACCAAGCAAGTACAGGAAGCAAGACACAATAGAGATGATGAAGCTATCAAAAAGGCAGTGAATGAATATGATGAAACCATGGAGAAGTATATTCCCGTGTTGATGGCTCAGGCAAAAATCTACTGGAACCTTGAAAATTATCCAATGGTGGAAAAGATCTTCCGCAAATCTGTGGAATTCTGTAACGACCATGATGTGTGGAAGTTGAATGTGGCTCATGTTCTGTtcatgcaagaaaataaatacaaagaagccATTGGTTTCTATGAACCCATAGTCAAGAAGCATTATGATAACATCCTGAATGTCAGTGCTATTGTACTGGCTAATCTCTGTGTTTCCTATATTATGACAAGTCAAAATGAAGAAGCAGAGGAGTTGATGAGGAAgattgaaaaggaggaagagcAGCTCTCTTATGATGACCCAAATAGGAAAATGTACCATCTCTGCATTGTGAATTTGGTGATAGGAACTCTTTATTGTGCCAAAGGAAACTATGAGTTTGGTATTTCTCGAGTTATCAAAAGCTTGGAGCCTTATAATAAAAAGCTGGGAACAGATACCTGGTATTATGCCAAAAGATGCTTCCTGTCCTTGTTAGAAAACATGTCAAAACACATGATAGTCATTCATGACAGTGTTATTCAAGAATGTGTCCAGTTTCTAGGACACTGTGAACTTTATGGCACAAACATACCTGCTGTTATTGAACAACccctggaagaagaaagaatgcaTGTTGGGAAGAATACAGTCACAGATGAGTCCAGACAATTGAAAGCTTTGATTTATGAGATCATAGGATGGAATAAGTAG